A single window of Leptolyngbya ohadii IS1 DNA harbors:
- a CDS encoding cation:proton antiporter, which yields MIGHLILRLTIWFLLTSDLSLANIIIGVTIALLLPRGYTSPGVWKDWLGVLWKAIVAVPTAYKEAFEIILRPHDYEDITLEQAPPKRTPGLVFLDIYLITFTPKTIVVRHRKDGWYEVHRLREGRNS from the coding sequence ATGATTGGACATTTAATTTTGCGGCTGACGATCTGGTTTTTGCTCACCTCCGATCTGAGTTTGGCAAACATTATTATTGGCGTGACGATCGCTCTGCTTTTGCCGCGTGGATATACGTCGCCGGGAGTCTGGAAAGATTGGCTGGGCGTTTTGTGGAAGGCGATCGTAGCAGTTCCAACGGCATACAAAGAAGCGTTTGAAATTATCCTGCGTCCGCATGACTACGAAGACATTACGCTGGAGCAGGCTCCGCCCAAACGCACACCGGGGCTGGTGTTCCTGGATATCTATCTGATTACGTTTACGCCGAAGACGATCGTGGTACGACACCGCAAAGACGGCTGGTATGAAGTGCATCGGCTGCGGGAGGGAAGAAACTCATGA
- a CDS encoding cation:proton antiporter, producing MNDTINNIMGTTTIVWMSLPFFLGFVIFLIPRFDRILAMTAAIASAVFAFLVLSNPDPVGLKLLDNFGVTLLVDQLSGFFILTNALVTGAVLLYCWQTSKSAFFYAQAAILHGSLNAAFICSDLMSLYVAIEVCSIAAFLLIAYPRTDRSIWVGLRYLFVSNVAMLFYLVGAVLVYQANHSFSFEGLRNAPPEAFALVFMALLAKGGIFVSGLWLPVTHAEAESPVSAMMSGIVVKAGVFPLVRCALLMEEVSPIVRMFGVATSLLGVTYAVFEKDTKRMLAFHTVSQLGFVMAAPIVGGFYALSHGLVKSCLFLLAGALPTRNFKDLQQKAIDRPLWIALLIASLSISGFPLLAGYAAKTLTMKELLPWQVILMNLASIGTAISFAKFIFLPHQEPEKPGEARPGFWAAIALLLGGLVAANGFYLGAYTLSDIMKAIVTIAVGWAAYWLVIRKASIKLPRGMEVFENLIGGMSLMLILLFWMVVGT from the coding sequence ATGAACGACACGATAAACAACATCATGGGGACGACTACGATCGTCTGGATGTCGCTGCCCTTTTTCCTGGGGTTTGTCATCTTCCTGATTCCCCGGTTCGATCGCATTCTGGCAATGACGGCGGCGATCGCTTCGGCAGTCTTCGCGTTTCTCGTCCTCTCTAATCCAGATCCGGTCGGTCTGAAGCTGCTGGATAACTTTGGCGTAACGCTGCTGGTGGATCAGCTTAGCGGCTTCTTTATTCTGACGAATGCGCTGGTGACGGGGGCAGTGCTGCTTTACTGCTGGCAAACGAGTAAATCTGCCTTCTTTTACGCCCAGGCTGCGATACTGCATGGGAGTTTGAATGCGGCGTTTATCTGCTCCGATTTAATGAGCCTGTACGTGGCGATCGAGGTATGCAGTATTGCGGCGTTTTTGCTGATTGCCTATCCGCGTACCGATCGATCGATCTGGGTAGGCTTGCGCTATCTGTTCGTCAGCAATGTCGCCATGCTGTTTTATCTGGTAGGGGCGGTGCTGGTCTACCAGGCAAACCATTCGTTTAGCTTCGAGGGACTGCGGAATGCGCCGCCGGAGGCTTTTGCGCTGGTGTTTATGGCACTGCTGGCGAAGGGCGGTATTTTTGTGTCGGGGCTGTGGCTTCCCGTGACCCATGCGGAGGCGGAATCTCCCGTATCGGCAATGATGTCGGGCATTGTGGTAAAGGCGGGGGTGTTTCCCCTGGTGCGCTGTGCCCTGCTGATGGAGGAAGTGAGTCCGATCGTCCGAATGTTTGGCGTGGCGACCTCACTGCTGGGTGTGACCTACGCCGTATTTGAGAAAGATACGAAGCGAATGCTGGCGTTTCACACGGTTTCCCAGCTGGGGTTTGTGATGGCGGCTCCGATCGTGGGCGGCTTCTATGCCCTGAGTCACGGTTTGGTGAAGTCCTGTCTGTTTCTGCTGGCGGGGGCATTACCCACGCGCAACTTTAAGGATTTGCAGCAAAAAGCGATCGATCGTCCCCTCTGGATTGCCCTGCTGATTGCGAGTCTGTCGATTTCGGGGTTTCCGCTGCTGGCGGGCTATGCGGCAAAAACGTTAACGATGAAGGAGCTACTGCCCTGGCAGGTGATTCTGATGAATCTGGCATCGATCGGCACCGCAATTTCCTTTGCCAAGTTTATTTTTCTGCCCCATCAGGAACCGGAAAAACCGGGGGAGGCGCGTCCGGGATTTTGGGCGGCGATCGCGCTTTTGCTGGGTGGACTGGTGGCAGCAAACGGGTTTTACCTGGGGGCATATACCCTGTCGGACATCATGAAGGCGATCGTGACGATTGCGGTGGGCTGGGCGGCATACTGGCTGGTGATTCGCAAAGCGTCGATTAAGCTGCCTCGCGGCATGGAGGTGTTTGAGAACCTGATCGGCGGCATGAGTTTGATGCTAATTCTGCTGTTTTGGATGGTAGTGGGAACATGA
- a CDS encoding lipid kinase, with protein sequence MVKRTLLLINPHSRRGTAFSEQVRQSLEAQNLDLIPVEATPDRFPEVIREYQHQVDCVIVGGGDGSVNAAIAGLLETQLPVGVLPLGTANNLARTLGISTDLDEACRTIAQGKIQAIDLGWVNGHYFFNVAGIGLSANINQQVEKHLKRKWGVIAYAMTALKLVFKQRRLRAEIHCNGEVIHVKTYQITVCNGRYYGSGLTVAADAAIDDQRLDLCSLEIQHWWQIVWVLRALTRGRYAAGRGIRILHSQEFTIYTRKVTAIDTDGEITTQTPAEFKVIPQAIRVLVPES encoded by the coding sequence GTGGTAAAACGGACACTGCTGCTAATCAATCCCCACTCCCGCCGTGGGACGGCATTTAGCGAACAGGTGAGGCAGTCGCTCGAAGCACAAAATCTCGATCTCATCCCAGTCGAAGCGACGCCCGATCGCTTTCCAGAAGTCATCCGGGAATATCAGCATCAGGTGGACTGTGTGATTGTGGGCGGCGGGGACGGCAGTGTGAATGCGGCGATCGCGGGACTGCTGGAAACTCAGCTTCCGGTGGGAGTCCTGCCGCTAGGCACCGCCAATAATTTGGCGCGAACGCTCGGAATTTCGACCGATCTGGATGAGGCTTGCCGGACGATCGCTCAAGGAAAAATTCAGGCGATCGATCTGGGATGGGTAAACGGACACTATTTCTTTAATGTGGCAGGCATTGGGCTAAGTGCCAATATCAACCAGCAGGTCGAAAAACACCTGAAACGCAAATGGGGCGTGATCGCCTATGCTATGACGGCTCTGAAGCTCGTTTTTAAGCAGCGCCGCTTGCGGGCAGAAATTCACTGTAACGGTGAGGTGATTCACGTCAAGACTTACCAGATCACAGTTTGTAACGGGCGCTATTACGGAAGCGGTTTAACCGTAGCAGCCGACGCAGCGATCGACGACCAGCGCCTCGACCTGTGCAGTCTGGAAATTCAGCACTGGTGGCAAATCGTGTGGGTGTTGCGAGCACTCACTCGCGGGCGCTATGCAGCAGGACGGGGTATCCGAATTCTGCACAGCCAGGAATTTACGATCTACACGCGCAAAGTCACAGCGATCGATACCGATGGCGAGATCACGACTCAAACTCCGGCAGAGTTTAAGGTCATTCCGCAGGCAATTCGCGTGCTTGTGCCAGAAAGCTAG
- a CDS encoding monovalent cation/H(+) antiporter subunit G gives MIGSMIVDILGYALIGLGIFFWFWGTSHLVGRRSVLFKLHSLSISDTLGSMAIIAGLLLKLPREWPLLLLAILSLAMWNTMLGYVLAYCSTTYDSTTYNPTTGANRE, from the coding sequence ATGATCGGAAGCATGATTGTGGATATTCTGGGCTATGCCCTGATTGGGTTAGGCATTTTCTTCTGGTTCTGGGGCACGTCCCATCTGGTCGGGAGGCGATCGGTTTTATTCAAGCTGCACAGTCTTTCGATCTCGGACACATTGGGATCAATGGCAATTATTGCCGGACTGCTGCTAAAACTGCCCCGCGAGTGGCCCCTGCTGCTGCTGGCGATTCTTTCCCTGGCAATGTGGAATACCATGCTGGGCTATGTGTTGGCATATTGCTCTACGACCTACGATTCCACGACCTACAATCCCACGACCGGAGCCAATCGGGAGTAA
- a CDS encoding heme oxygenase (biliverdin-producing), which produces MSSNLATKLREGTKKAHTMAENVGFVKCFLKGVVEPTSYRKLAANFYFVYSAMEEEMERHREHPIVSKIYFSELNRKASLEQDMRYYFGNNWREQIVLSPAGEAYVQRIREISNTAPELLIAHSYTRYLGDLSGGQILKNIAQRAMNLAEGEGTAFYEFEEITDEKAFKSQYRQTLDELPIDDATADRIVQEANDAFGLNMKMFNELEGNLIKAIGQMLFNSLTRRRTRGATELATAD; this is translated from the coding sequence ATGAGCAGTAATCTCGCAACCAAGCTCAGAGAGGGCACGAAAAAAGCCCATACAATGGCGGAAAACGTCGGCTTTGTAAAGTGTTTTCTGAAGGGCGTTGTGGAACCCACTTCTTACCGCAAGCTCGCTGCCAACTTCTACTTCGTCTATTCGGCGATGGAAGAAGAAATGGAGCGGCACCGGGAACACCCGATCGTTTCCAAAATTTACTTTTCTGAGCTGAACCGCAAGGCGAGCCTGGAACAGGATATGCGCTACTACTTCGGCAACAACTGGCGCGAGCAAATCGTTCTCTCTCCGGCAGGTGAAGCGTATGTGCAGCGGATTCGCGAGATTTCCAATACTGCGCCCGAACTGCTGATTGCCCATTCCTACACCCGCTACCTGGGCGACCTCTCCGGCGGACAAATCCTCAAGAATATCGCTCAGCGGGCAATGAACCTGGCAGAGGGCGAAGGCACCGCTTTCTATGAGTTCGAGGAAATCACGGACGAGAAAGCCTTCAAGAGCCAGTATCGCCAAACGCTGGACGAACTGCCGATCGATGATGCCACTGCCGATCGGATTGTGCAGGAAGCCAACGATGCCTTTGGTCTGAACATGAAGATGTTCAACGAACTGGAAGGTAATCTGATCAAGGCAATCGGTCAAATGCTGTTCAATTCGCTGACTCGTCGCCGCACGCGGGGCGCAACCGAACTGGCAACGGCAGATTAA
- a CDS encoding NADH-quinone oxidoreductase subunit K, which translates to MNLGDASRFSSSTIEIWFSCVADAQTRMERDPPVAVARSGRAALSSSQNSSQVITRWKEGSSVVLEAFVFATILFGFFGIVFKKNLVMKIVSMDVMSTGVIAYYVLIAARQGLFTPIVSPEIEAGAFADPVPQAVILTAIVIGFSIQALMLVGVMKLSRDNPTLECDVIEKNNTP; encoded by the coding sequence TTGAATCTAGGGGACGCTTCGCGCTTTAGCAGTTCGACGATCGAGATATGGTTTTCCTGCGTTGCCGATGCTCAAACTCGGATGGAACGCGATCCACCTGTGGCGGTTGCGCGAAGCGGTCGAGCAGCATTGAGTTCATCACAGAATTCATCACAAGTCATTACACGCTGGAAGGAGGGATCATCGGTTGTGTTAGAAGCATTCGTCTTTGCCACAATTCTATTTGGCTTTTTTGGCATCGTTTTTAAGAAAAATCTGGTGATGAAGATCGTCTCGATGGACGTGATGAGTACCGGAGTCATTGCCTACTACGTGCTGATTGCGGCGCGGCAGGGACTCTTTACTCCGATCGTCTCTCCCGAAATTGAGGCGGGTGCGTTTGCCGATCCGGTTCCCCAGGCGGTCATTTTGACGGCGATCGTGATTGGCTTTTCGATTCAGGCGCTCATGCTGGTGGGCGTAATGAAACTGTCGCGCGATAACCCCACCCTGGAATGCGACGTGATCGAAAAGAACAATACCCCCTGA
- a CDS encoding Na(+)/H(+) antiporter subunit B, whose amino-acid sequence MNTGSTSSLKFSIKWLYVAAGIAMFFKMVLLPQIAPTLTHLSIVQTVVQDSGVPNAVSGIIFRNRLYDTIFEVVVFTIAILGAKYMLANERPFCTIYQFTDQPSIVLARLGATISALVGIELAIRGHLSPGGGFAAGVAGGTAIGLVAITSSPEWMQEIYHKWHAVTWEKISVLVFIVLSVITLAGLELPHGELGTLFSGGVVPLLNILVALKVALGSWAAVLIFIRYRGLL is encoded by the coding sequence ATGAATACTGGCTCTACTAGCTCACTCAAATTCTCAATTAAATGGCTCTACGTGGCGGCGGGAATTGCCATGTTCTTCAAGATGGTACTGCTGCCCCAGATTGCGCCAACTCTTACCCATTTATCGATCGTCCAGACCGTCGTGCAGGATAGCGGTGTGCCGAACGCCGTGTCAGGGATTATTTTCCGCAATCGCCTCTACGACACCATCTTTGAAGTCGTGGTGTTTACGATCGCCATTCTGGGCGCAAAGTATATGCTGGCAAACGAGCGTCCCTTTTGCACCATCTATCAATTTACCGATCAGCCTTCGATCGTGCTGGCGCGGCTGGGGGCAACGATTTCGGCGCTGGTGGGAATTGAACTCGCGATTCGCGGGCACCTGAGTCCGGGGGGTGGATTTGCCGCTGGGGTGGCAGGCGGTACGGCGATCGGGCTGGTGGCAATTACGTCATCGCCGGAGTGGATGCAGGAAATTTATCACAAATGGCACGCAGTCACCTGGGAGAAAATCTCGGTGCTGGTGTTTATTGTGCTGTCGGTGATTACATTAGCAGGGCTGGAGCTACCCCACGGGGAACTGGGGACACTGTTTAGCGGCGGTGTCGTGCCTCTGCTGAATATTCTGGTGGCGCTGAAGGTGGCGCTGGGTTCCTGGGCGGCGGTGCTAATTTTTATTCGCTATCGGGGCTTGCTGTAG
- a CDS encoding PTPA-CTERM sorting domain-containing protein: MTTKMKMLSAFAAGATLSAACLLGASSAEAATIVLGFEGLQDLERVTNFYNGGLGSFGSGPGPNYGISFSSDALALIDADAGGGGDFGGEPSPSTVLFFLSNTAVMNVPAGFDTGFSFFYSSPFFSGTVNVYDGLNKTGNLLASLTLPFTPDNGAPDPNGIYSPFVPFGVSFSGIARSVDFGGVANFIAFDDITLGSETPGTQIPTPALLPGLVGMGIAAYRKRKGELAQEDSDA; the protein is encoded by the coding sequence ATGACAACGAAAATGAAAATGCTTTCAGCATTCGCTGCTGGAGCAACTTTAAGTGCAGCCTGTTTACTGGGAGCTTCTAGCGCAGAAGCAGCCACGATCGTTCTCGGCTTTGAAGGACTGCAAGACCTTGAGAGGGTTACGAATTTCTACAACGGTGGACTTGGCAGCTTTGGGAGTGGTCCGGGACCAAACTACGGGATCTCATTCAGCTCCGATGCCCTGGCACTCATTGATGCAGATGCAGGAGGTGGCGGCGACTTTGGTGGAGAGCCTAGCCCCAGTACCGTTCTATTCTTTCTATCCAACACGGCAGTCATGAACGTTCCGGCTGGTTTTGATACTGGCTTCTCGTTCTTTTACTCATCGCCTTTCTTCTCAGGCACCGTCAATGTTTATGATGGCTTGAACAAAACTGGAAATCTGCTTGCTAGCCTCACCTTGCCCTTTACTCCAGATAACGGGGCACCCGATCCCAATGGTATCTACAGCCCATTTGTTCCCTTTGGAGTTAGCTTCAGCGGTATTGCACGCTCCGTTGATTTTGGTGGAGTAGCCAATTTCATCGCATTCGATGACATTACACTCGGTTCTGAGACTCCCGGCACACAAATTCCAACGCCTGCCCTCTTGCCTGGTCTAGTAGGTATGGGCATTGCAGCATACCGCAAACGCAAAGGGGAATTGGCTCAGGAAGACAGCGACGCTTAA
- a CDS encoding DUF4040 domain-containing protein: MNNIDPYIYLIVALLPLSAAMVVLQRNPFFALIMRGILGAMAALTYTLLGAADVALTEALVGTLLAITLYAVAVRSSLVLRLGVLEDESTPNSTQWEPLLGKLRSVLDKHFLRLELVPFTCKQALQRALAEKEVHATCVPSGSLTAEEAPSYQTLVRVPRVYEILQEELSAPELSMRCVTVPGEPDNSMDKKAIVGEEQA, encoded by the coding sequence ATGAATAATATCGATCCCTATATCTATTTAATCGTTGCCCTGCTGCCCCTCTCGGCGGCAATGGTGGTGCTTCAGCGAAATCCGTTCTTTGCGCTGATTATGCGCGGCATTCTGGGCGCAATGGCGGCACTCACCTATACTCTGCTTGGCGCGGCAGATGTAGCACTCACCGAGGCTCTGGTGGGAACCCTGCTGGCGATTACGCTCTATGCCGTAGCGGTGCGATCGTCCTTAGTCCTGAGACTGGGCGTTCTGGAAGACGAATCAACTCCCAATTCAACCCAGTGGGAACCCCTTTTAGGTAAGCTGCGATCGGTTTTGGACAAGCATTTTCTGCGGCTGGAACTTGTGCCGTTCACCTGCAAACAGGCGTTGCAGCGAGCGTTAGCGGAAAAGGAAGTTCACGCAACTTGTGTGCCTTCGGGCAGCTTAACGGCGGAAGAAGCGCCTTCCTATCAAACCTTAGTCCGTGTACCGCGTGTCTACGAAATTTTGCAGGAAGAACTCTCTGCGCCTGAACTGAGTATGAGGTGTGTCACCGTTCCAGGCGAACCAGACAATTCAATGGACAAAAAAGCGATCGTCGGGGAGGAACAGGCATGA
- a CDS encoding efflux RND transporter permease subunit, translating to MMQDGQSPNSQPSAPRGFSISSVSIRQHIGTLMLTLMVIVLGVFFLVRLPVDLLPSITYPRVSVRVQAPGISPQVAVDEITRPLEQALSATDGVEQIVSQTREGQVSVDLYFQPGGNIDQALNDATAAVNRARGDLPATVEQPELFKFDPSQLPIYEFALTSQTLEGVALRVFADEELARELTVVPGVASVDVSGGLAEEIQVNLDLARLQSLGVGLNDVLTALGDRNVDTSGGRISGSSTESLTRTIGRFRTADELRNLSFEVSRPASAIGSLNNSPNNSQNLTQPVSQRVYLRDFAQVNDGTEDQRIYVTLNGQPAIKVSIQKQPDANTITVVEGIQQKLDALRSSGTIPQDLQITTTLDESRFIRNSISNVTSSGLVGAGLAAVAVLLFLGSLRQTLIIVLAIPLATLVAILLMGLFGLSLNVFSLGGLALGVGIVVDNSIVMLESIVKGVSTTGGKHSENNYENGSGNGSEHGHADIDGDRIALGQSFSGQTDRSHPSRAQIIEEAERNSQQLESALLASTTTNLVSVVPFLLIGGFISLLFNELILTVTFSVAASLIVALTVVPMLTSRLLAVRWSSRVADFWLLKTFRRRVDDGTVLYGRFLGRVLLHRIIAIVAVVLILGGGSLLMANRIPQEILPRINTGQARLFAQFPPGTPLEDNRKVMTAVNELMQNQPETEYVFTTAGGFLFGSNTSENPLRGSSSITLKPGTNIQDFVDRMNGELRKLNLVGTRLRLSPDSVRGLVLNNSPVRGGDIDLALQGDNEQTLRQAGAQILAALDQQANLATYRPDADPPQPEVQIRPDWTRAEALGLSAREIGETVQTAIEGSIPTQLQRGERLVDVRVQLPSDAIQRIEAIRGIPLFTPNNQLVRLEEVATIEEGQAPGQIQRINQRQVFLIAGNLAEGASLGEAIEEKNAIVSQLQLPEGVTFLPSASAETARQISSAVVLLGGLAAFLVFTVMAVQYNSLIDPLVIMLTVPLALSGGILGLFLTNTAIGATVIVGAVLLVGIVVNNAIIMVELANQIRAETGADPYTAILRAAPERLQPILMTTITTVVGMFPLALGIGEGSEFLQPLGVVVFAGLSVATLLTLVIIPCFYTMFHDIRWRIWRKRRSIQALQGVSEPVSQR from the coding sequence ATGATGCAGGACGGACAATCGCCCAATTCTCAGCCTTCTGCACCCAGAGGGTTTAGCATTAGCTCTGTTTCGATCCGGCAACACATCGGCACATTGATGCTGACGCTGATGGTGATTGTGCTGGGGGTATTTTTCTTGGTGCGGCTCCCGGTGGATCTGCTGCCGTCGATCACCTATCCGCGTGTGTCGGTTCGCGTGCAGGCTCCGGGGATTTCACCCCAGGTGGCAGTGGATGAAATTACCCGTCCGCTGGAACAGGCGCTTTCGGCAACGGATGGCGTGGAGCAGATTGTTTCCCAAACGCGGGAGGGACAGGTCAGTGTCGATCTGTACTTCCAACCGGGGGGCAATATCGATCAGGCGTTGAACGATGCCACTGCGGCAGTAAACCGGGCAAGGGGCGATCTGCCTGCCACGGTAGAACAGCCGGAGCTATTCAAGTTCGACCCGTCCCAGCTGCCGATCTACGAATTCGCGTTGACCTCCCAAACCCTGGAAGGTGTCGCTCTGCGCGTCTTCGCCGACGAAGAACTGGCGCGAGAATTAACGGTCGTTCCGGGCGTTGCCAGCGTGGATGTATCGGGTGGATTGGCGGAAGAAATTCAGGTCAATCTGGATCTGGCTCGCCTTCAATCCCTGGGCGTGGGCTTAAACGATGTTCTGACCGCTCTGGGGGATCGCAACGTGGATACCTCCGGCGGACGCATTTCCGGCAGCAGCACAGAATCCTTAACAAGGACAATTGGACGGTTTCGCACCGCAGATGAGCTTCGCAATTTGTCGTTTGAAGTGAGTCGTCCCGCATCGGCGATCGGTTCACTCAATAATTCACCCAATAATTCACAAAATTTGACCCAACCCGTCTCCCAGCGGGTCTATCTGCGGGACTTCGCCCAAGTCAACGACGGCACGGAAGATCAGCGGATTTATGTAACGCTCAACGGACAGCCCGCCATCAAAGTCAGCATCCAGAAGCAGCCCGACGCGAATACGATTACGGTGGTGGAAGGCATCCAACAAAAGCTCGATGCTCTGCGATCGTCCGGAACAATTCCGCAGGACTTACAGATTACAACGACGCTGGACGAGTCTCGCTTTATCCGCAATTCCATTTCTAACGTTACCTCCTCTGGTTTAGTTGGGGCAGGCTTGGCGGCGGTCGCTGTGCTGCTGTTCCTGGGTTCGCTGCGGCAAACGCTGATTATTGTGCTGGCGATTCCCCTGGCGACGCTGGTGGCAATTTTGCTGATGGGGTTGTTTGGTCTATCGCTCAACGTCTTCAGCCTGGGTGGACTGGCGTTAGGCGTGGGGATTGTGGTGGATAACTCGATCGTGATGCTGGAAAGCATTGTGAAGGGGGTCAGCACTACAGGCGGCAAGCATTCTGAGAATAATTACGAGAACGGCTCCGGGAACGGTTCTGAGCACGGTCACGCTGATATCGACGGCGATCGCATCGCGTTAGGGCAATCGTTTAGCGGGCAAACCGATCGCTCCCATCCATCCCGCGCCCAAATTATTGAAGAAGCGGAGCGCAACAGTCAGCAGTTGGAATCGGCGTTGCTGGCTTCTACGACCACAAACCTGGTTTCCGTCGTCCCGTTTTTGCTGATTGGCGGCTTTATCTCCCTGCTGTTCAACGAGCTGATTCTCACAGTGACGTTTTCGGTGGCGGCTTCGCTGATTGTGGCGTTAACGGTCGTGCCGATGCTCACCTCGCGTCTGCTGGCAGTGCGGTGGTCAAGTCGCGTTGCGGATTTCTGGCTGCTGAAAACCTTCCGGCGGCGCGTTGATGATGGCACAGTCCTTTACGGTCGCTTTTTGGGGCGGGTGCTTCTACATCGAATCATTGCGATCGTCGCAGTCGTCCTAATCCTCGGTGGCGGCAGTCTGCTGATGGCAAACCGGATTCCCCAGGAAATTCTGCCGCGCATCAATACGGGACAGGCAAGACTCTTCGCCCAGTTTCCGCCCGGAACCCCGCTGGAAGATAACCGCAAGGTGATGACGGCTGTTAATGAGCTGATGCAAAACCAGCCCGAAACGGAATATGTGTTCACAACCGCAGGCGGCTTCCTCTTCGGCAGTAATACGAGCGAAAACCCTCTGCGCGGCTCCAGCAGCATTACGCTTAAACCGGGAACCAATATTCAGGATTTTGTCGATCGCATGAACGGCGAACTTCGCAAGCTTAATCTTGTGGGAACGCGGCTGCGGCTCAGTCCCGATTCGGTGCGCGGCTTGGTGCTGAATAACTCTCCGGTGCGGGGCGGCGATATCGACCTGGCATTGCAGGGAGACAATGAGCAAACCCTGCGACAGGCGGGTGCCCAGATCCTCGCAGCACTGGATCAGCAAGCAAACCTGGCAACCTATCGCCCCGATGCCGATCCGCCCCAACCCGAAGTACAAATTCGTCCCGACTGGACAAGGGCTGAAGCTCTGGGACTTTCGGCACGGGAGATCGGGGAAACGGTACAAACGGCGATCGAAGGCAGTATCCCAACCCAGCTTCAGCGGGGCGAGCGATTGGTAGACGTGCGGGTACAGTTGCCCTCCGATGCAATACAGCGAATTGAAGCGATCCGGGGAATTCCTCTGTTTACGCCCAACAATCAGCTCGTCCGGCTGGAGGAAGTGGCGACGATCGAAGAGGGACAGGCTCCGGGACAGATTCAGCGAATTAATCAGCGGCAGGTGTTTCTGATTGCGGGCAACCTGGCGGAGGGAGCCAGTCTGGGGGAGGCGATCGAGGAAAAGAATGCGATTGTCAGTCAGCTTCAGCTTCCAGAAGGCGTGACGTTCCTGCCCAGTGCCAGCGCTGAGACAGCCAGGCAAATCAGCAGTGCGGTGGTTCTTCTGGGAGGACTGGCGGCGTTCCTCGTGTTCACTGTGATGGCGGTGCAGTACAACTCCCTGATCGATCCGCTGGTGATCATGCTGACTGTTCCCCTGGCACTCTCTGGCGGTATTCTCGGCTTGTTCCTGACGAATACAGCGATCGGCGCAACGGTGATTGTGGGAGCCGTCCTGCTGGTGGGCATCGTGGTGAACAACGCGATCATTATGGTGGAACTGGCAAACCAGATTCGCGCCGAGACGGGAGCCGATCCCTATACTGCGATCTTGCGGGCTGCCCCGGAACGACTTCAGCCAATTCTCATGACCACCATTACCACGGTCGTCGGGATGTTTCCCCTGGCGCTGGGCATCGGCGAAGGCTCGGAATTTTTGCAGCCCCTCGGCGTCGTCGTGTTTGCCGGACTTTCGGTGGCGACTTTGCTGACGCTGGTAATTATTCCTTGCTTCTACACGATGTTCCACGATATTCGCTGGCGGATCTGGCGGAAGCGGCGATCGATCCAGGCACTTCAGGGCGTTTCGGAACCCGTCTCTCAGCGCTAG